One stretch of Paenibacillus sp. AN1007 DNA includes these proteins:
- a CDS encoding MFS transporter, whose amino-acid sequence MKEVFNILRKEVRYQRLVTANFVSGIGDWFSSVAILSLLLQITGTGLAVGITLAARTLPFLFMGPIGGILADKMNKKVILMISDFARIFLALSLLFVNSSDTIWIAYVVTVGLVVFSALSSPARQSLIPQIVSKENLTTANAVDQSLNGINMTLGAVFGGVISAVLGHELAFVINTLTFLISGLIISTMSYDRKSVDIPASNEYQDTVGNPEQETTLWKEFRRSLMLKVIALQAIFWPIGGGAINILISVYGYQVYQEGNTGVGILYGALGFGFLISGFIASYFRKWMIQVVILSSVIEGLSHALMSQSSNLWIGAALISIATLGAGIGNASYTTLIMRTVPEQVLGRAFALSETTSNVMMALSMVGTGVLLKYFPAQQVGFWAGILIILSALTALPLLKLRSSDMVNLNTVSQ is encoded by the coding sequence GTGAAGGAAGTTTTTAATATTTTAAGAAAAGAGGTACGTTATCAGAGGCTTGTGACGGCCAATTTTGTTAGTGGAATTGGGGATTGGTTTAGTAGTGTTGCTATTTTAAGTTTACTTCTTCAAATTACAGGTACAGGTCTGGCAGTAGGCATTACGCTTGCAGCAAGGACGTTACCTTTTTTGTTTATGGGTCCTATAGGTGGAATTCTAGCGGACAAGATGAATAAAAAAGTTATTCTTATGATTTCAGACTTTGCTCGTATATTTCTGGCTCTTTCACTTTTATTTGTAAATTCATCTGATACCATTTGGATTGCTTATGTAGTCACTGTTGGACTGGTTGTTTTTTCTGCATTGTCCTCACCAGCAAGACAGTCATTAATTCCACAAATAGTTAGTAAAGAAAACTTGACGACTGCGAATGCGGTTGATCAGTCACTGAATGGAATTAACATGACTCTTGGTGCTGTTTTCGGGGGGGTAATCAGTGCTGTGCTGGGACATGAGTTAGCCTTTGTAATTAACACTCTGACTTTCCTCATATCGGGATTAATTATTTCTACCATGTCTTATGACAGAAAGAGTGTTGATATACCGGCCAGTAATGAATATCAAGATACAGTGGGAAATCCCGAGCAAGAAACAACCTTGTGGAAAGAATTTAGAAGATCACTTATGCTGAAGGTTATTGCTCTTCAAGCTATATTTTGGCCAATAGGTGGAGGAGCTATCAATATCCTTATAAGTGTTTACGGTTATCAAGTGTATCAGGAGGGAAATACAGGAGTAGGGATCTTATATGGTGCTTTGGGTTTTGGATTTCTAATCAGCGGATTCATAGCTAGTTACTTTAGAAAATGGATGATTCAAGTAGTGATATTATCATCCGTAATTGAAGGGTTATCTCATGCATTAATGAGTCAATCTTCCAATCTTTGGATCGGAGCTGCCTTAATCTCAATTGCTACACTTGGGGCAGGCATTGGGAATGCTTCATACACGACTCTTATCATGAGAACAGTACCTGAGCAGGTGTTGGGAAGAGCATTTGCTCTAAGCGAAACAACTTCCAACGTTATGATGGCTTTATCTATGGTTGGAACTGGTGTATTACTGAAATATTTCCCTGCCCAACAGGTAGGATTTTGGGCGGGAATTTTGATTATACTATCTGCATTGACGGCTTTACCTCTTTTAAAATTAAGAAGCAGTGATATGGTCAATCTTAATACAGTTAGCCAGTAG
- a CDS encoding PLP-dependent aminotransferase family protein, protein MNLNELDHAAVSLAGVSPSHQFPMGMTMPISRRLALLDWAERSEAYLIEDDYDGEFRYSGRPIPSMQGLREKAPVIYMGGFSQVLAPAFCVHYMVLPKELLPHFHEVYRNVLFEQSASRLHQRVLELFLRDGELGKHIRKMRHLYKRKHDLTVQAMQLHFGDWPGFEIRGEHAGFHLVLRLTHPNPAQNMVDAALEAGVRVASAEYLWANESLPADGKREFIIGFAGIELEKIEPGIAALASAWKS, encoded by the coding sequence ATGAATCTGAATGAGCTGGATCATGCAGCAGTGTCGCTGGCCGGTGTGTCACCATCACATCAGTTTCCTATGGGCATGACCATGCCAATCAGCCGCAGACTTGCCTTGTTGGATTGGGCAGAACGCTCCGAAGCATACCTTATTGAGGATGATTATGACGGAGAGTTCAGGTATTCCGGGCGCCCGATTCCTTCTATGCAGGGGTTGCGGGAGAAAGCACCCGTGATCTATATGGGAGGATTCTCTCAGGTGCTTGCACCCGCCTTCTGCGTACACTATATGGTATTACCGAAGGAACTTCTCCCGCATTTTCACGAGGTATATAGAAACGTCCTATTTGAGCAGTCAGCTTCTCGTCTGCATCAGCGGGTGCTGGAATTATTCCTTCGTGATGGAGAACTCGGTAAACATATTCGTAAAATGCGTCATTTGTATAAACGCAAACACGATCTGACAGTGCAGGCTATGCAGCTGCATTTTGGCGATTGGCCTGGATTTGAAATCCGGGGTGAACATGCAGGTTTTCATCTGGTATTGCGGTTGACCCATCCGAATCCAGCCCAGAATATGGTGGATGCGGCGTTAGAGGCAGGTGTACGAGTGGCCTCGGCGGAATACCTATGGGCAAACGAAAGTCTCCCTGCTGACGGTAAACGAGAGTTCATCATTGGATTTGCTGGCATCGAGCTGGAAAAAATTGAGCCGGGTATTGCAGCGCTGGCAAGTGCATGGAAAAGTTGA
- a CDS encoding YegS/Rv2252/BmrU family lipid kinase, translating into MEWKKALLIHHLHAGKANRENAVGLVTGVLAPAIRELVVVRTDEPGEGEKLCRERGEEFEVVFILGGDGTVHECVNGLASLQHPPQIGILPGGTCNDFARSLGLSPDVETAAQQLLTGRAAAVDVGRADNRVFTNFFGIGLISDTSQNINENLKGALGKVSYFISTLQTISRSEPFHYELEVDGEWMEGEAVMIYAANGRFLGTNALPFAPDALQDGKLDVLIIHETGIPLMREVLSHKPEGEWQPRNESISYFKAAALQIKTDAPMPADTDGELYMQTPAELSVLAGHLHFLIGAGE; encoded by the coding sequence ATGGAATGGAAGAAAGCTTTGTTAATTCATCATCTTCATGCAGGTAAAGCGAACCGGGAAAATGCAGTAGGTCTGGTGACAGGCGTACTGGCTCCAGCCATTCGTGAATTGGTCGTTGTTCGAACAGATGAACCGGGTGAAGGGGAGAAGCTGTGCCGGGAACGCGGTGAAGAGTTTGAGGTTGTGTTTATTCTGGGTGGTGACGGTACGGTGCATGAGTGTGTGAACGGGCTGGCTTCCCTGCAGCATCCTCCACAGATCGGGATACTTCCAGGCGGTACATGTAATGATTTTGCGCGTTCACTAGGCTTATCTCCAGATGTAGAGACAGCTGCTCAGCAGCTTCTGACAGGGCGGGCTGCTGCAGTGGATGTGGGACGGGCAGATAACCGGGTATTTACCAATTTCTTCGGGATCGGTTTGATCAGTGATACATCACAGAACATTAATGAGAATTTGAAAGGTGCACTGGGCAAAGTCAGCTACTTCATCAGCACGCTGCAGACCATCAGTCGATCTGAGCCGTTTCATTACGAGTTAGAGGTAGACGGGGAGTGGATGGAAGGTGAAGCAGTGATGATATACGCGGCTAATGGGCGTTTTCTGGGGACAAATGCGCTCCCTTTTGCTCCAGATGCACTGCAGGACGGTAAGCTTGATGTGCTCATTATCCATGAGACAGGTATTCCGCTAATGCGAGAGGTACTTTCTCATAAACCGGAGGGGGAGTGGCAGCCTCGAAACGAGAGTATCTCCTACTTCAAGGCAGCTGCACTTCAAATAAAAACGGATGCACCCATGCCGGCGGACACGGATGGCGAGCTGTACATGCAAACACCCGCCGAGCTGTCGGTGCTGGCGGGTCATCTGCATTTTCTGATCGGGGCAGGAGAATAG
- a CDS encoding cupin domain-containing protein, whose amino-acid sequence MDYTGKITDVLKDISQEAWAKYPVIITDNMEEGWGEELFGQEALKSIFTDARIPEGCFRIVKEGTLLAHKHYSRPVLVGETIVSRVLDGSKAVKALNEGNSVILSALEEYWKPIRTLCSTLGKRLGTKCAAFAVITPPGRTGFVPHIDRTEQLVIQCSGDKNWRVFDVQTRGKGGVPVNLEDLGVPALETLLKEGQMLYLPQGAPHMASSSESLSIHITLTFEPVTMGQWIDAAVKEIISEDDDLVKDLKPFWFEDEEYQLQLLKAKCESIASKIAHRAEVKAKELMLKNKINTNNDSYNTISSTVGGR is encoded by the coding sequence TTGGATTATACAGGTAAAATTACGGATGTATTAAAGGATATTTCACAAGAAGCGTGGGCGAAGTACCCTGTTATAATTACTGACAATATGGAAGAAGGCTGGGGAGAAGAGCTGTTCGGCCAAGAGGCGTTAAAAAGTATTTTTACTGATGCTCGGATTCCAGAAGGTTGTTTTCGTATTGTAAAAGAAGGCACCTTATTGGCTCATAAACATTATTCTAGACCTGTACTTGTGGGTGAAACCATTGTTTCACGTGTGTTGGACGGTTCGAAGGCTGTAAAAGCGCTAAATGAGGGGAATTCGGTTATACTTTCAGCCTTAGAGGAGTATTGGAAGCCTATTAGAACACTATGCAGTACCTTGGGAAAAAGATTAGGAACAAAATGTGCTGCTTTTGCTGTTATAACGCCGCCTGGGCGAACAGGGTTTGTTCCTCATATTGATAGAACGGAGCAGTTGGTGATTCAATGCAGCGGAGATAAAAACTGGAGGGTATTTGATGTACAGACACGTGGAAAAGGAGGAGTACCCGTTAACCTGGAGGATTTGGGGGTTCCTGCATTGGAAACGCTATTAAAAGAGGGACAGATGCTGTATCTTCCTCAAGGTGCACCCCATATGGCATCTTCGTCAGAATCACTTAGCATTCATATTACACTTACTTTTGAACCGGTAACTATGGGACAATGGATTGATGCAGCCGTAAAAGAGATTATAAGTGAAGACGATGATTTAGTTAAAGATTTAAAACCCTTTTGGTTTGAAGATGAAGAATATCAGTTACAGCTGCTGAAGGCAAAGTGTGAGTCGATTGCTTCTAAAATTGCTCATAGAGCTGAAGTAAAAGCGAAAGAGCTGATGTTGAAAAATAAAATTAATACAAATAATGATAGTTATAACACCATAAGTTCTACAGTGGGTGGGAGGTAA
- a CDS encoding GntR family transcriptional regulator, with translation MQLPKLDEQDSTPIYVQLSDHIKREIFCGALVEHSRLPSVRKLSEMLDISTTPVEWAYQQLIAEGYVYSEPRRGYRVRAVVEGYHDIWLGRSDTDISTKKQKEENALASSPDLQGLRPAALVSYDFHMSRNDFGLFPDVKWQQYANRVWREEAKNLLFYGDPQGEQGLRREIADYLGQFRGVRCIPEQIVIGAEQHLLMSLLAQTMLYKGSRKSIAVENPGYRLPARYISQLRI, from the coding sequence ATGCAGCTGCCAAAACTTGATGAGCAGGATAGTACACCTATTTATGTTCAATTATCGGATCATATTAAAAGGGAAATTTTCTGCGGGGCGCTTGTGGAACACAGCCGCCTGCCTTCCGTTCGCAAACTGTCAGAAATGCTGGACATCAGCACAACACCTGTGGAATGGGCATATCAGCAGCTTATTGCAGAGGGCTACGTCTACAGCGAGCCGCGCCGGGGTTATCGTGTGCGTGCTGTGGTTGAAGGTTATCACGATATATGGCTGGGGAGATCTGATACCGACATCTCAACCAAGAAGCAAAAGGAAGAGAATGCCTTGGCATCATCACCAGATTTACAGGGCTTGCGCCCTGCAGCGTTGGTTTCCTATGATTTTCATATGTCACGCAATGACTTCGGGCTGTTTCCAGACGTGAAATGGCAGCAGTATGCAAACCGGGTATGGCGTGAAGAAGCCAAGAATTTGTTATTTTACGGAGATCCTCAGGGGGAGCAGGGATTAAGGAGAGAGATTGCAGACTATTTGGGACAGTTCAGAGGTGTTCGATGTATACCGGAGCAGATTGTAATCGGTGCGGAACAGCATCTGCTGATGTCACTGCTCGCACAGACAATGCTGTACAAGGGAAGTCGTAAATCCATCGCTGTAGAGAATCCGGGATACCGGCTGCCTGCCCGGTACATTTCGCAATTACGGATATGA
- a CDS encoding GNAT family protein has translation MSYPTPTNRTAKLMQTERIYLRPFDITDVDAYYPSLFEPEMRKLTGTQASFIRSQVEKYVENLAQDDSRLNLLIALQSTDEIIGDVALMDMHAKNRSAHIRIAIDQPAHQGKGYGSEALLLMLDYGFGIANLHRIELDVFAFNERAIRTYEKLGFQREGVKRDMLYYDHQYHDAILMSILEDEFREKHLKTDR, from the coding sequence ATGTCATACCCTACACCTACGAATCGTACCGCCAAACTCATGCAGACTGAACGTATATATCTGCGTCCATTCGATATAACCGATGTGGATGCTTATTATCCAAGCCTGTTTGAGCCCGAAATGCGCAAACTAACAGGGACTCAAGCAAGCTTTATCCGTTCTCAGGTTGAAAAGTATGTGGAGAATTTAGCTCAGGACGACTCACGACTGAACCTGCTTATCGCATTACAAAGCACAGACGAAATTATCGGGGATGTCGCCCTGATGGACATGCACGCCAAAAATCGCAGTGCACACATTCGCATTGCTATCGATCAGCCAGCACACCAAGGTAAGGGATATGGTAGTGAAGCGCTGCTGCTTATGCTCGATTACGGGTTCGGCATCGCCAATCTGCATCGGATTGAGCTGGATGTCTTTGCTTTTAACGAACGCGCCATTCGCACGTATGAAAAGCTCGGCTTCCAGCGTGAAGGCGTGAAGAGGGACATGTTGTACTACGATCACCAGTACCATGACGCCATTCTGATGAGCATCCTCGAAGATGAATTCAGGGAAAAACATCTGAAAACAGACAGATAA